The DNA window GCTCCGCTCTCTCCTCGACGGACTCCGCGTCGCCCGGGACCTGCGGATCTGGCCGCTGCTCGCCGCGGTCGCCCTGATCAGCGGGGCCGTGCTCCCGACGATCGGGGTGGTGCTGCCGGTCCTCGCCCGCGGGCGCGGCTGGAGCGGCGCCCAGGCCGGTCTGCTCGATGCGGGCTATGCGCTGGGCGTGCTCGCGGTGACCTTCGCGATCGGAGTTCTCGGCGCGGTGCGCAGCCCGCGGGTCGCGCTGACCGGCGGCCCGCTCCTCGTGGCGCTCGGATCCCTGCTGCTCGCCCTTCCCCTGCCGCTCATCGCGGCGATCCTCGTGTGTGGTGCGATCGGGGCCGGCACGGCGCTGTTCACCACCTGCGTCGCCCCGATGCTGGTGCGGTGGGCGCCCGCCGACCAGATGACCCGGTTCCAGTCGCTCCTGGTGCTCGTCCAGCTCGTCCCGCCGGCGGCGCTGAACGGAGCCTTCGCCTGGCTGGGCGCGCAGGGAGGAGCGCTGCCCGCCCTGCTCCCCGCCGCGCTCATGGCGGTCAGCGCCGCCGTTCTGGGCAGACGGCTGCGCACCGAGTCCGTACGGACGGCATGATGGATCCCATGAGCGACGACGCCCTCTCGACGGACTTCCACCTCCCCGGCCACGGCGGTGCCCTCGTGGGCCGCGCCTGGCCGCACCCCGACCCGCAGTGGGTGGCGGTGATCGCGCACGGCTACGGCGAGCACGTGGGACGCTACGGCTGGGTCGCCGGCCGGCTGCACGAGGCCGGCGCCGCCGTCTTCGCCGCCGACCACGTGGGCCACGGCCGCAGCGACGGGACCCGGGTGCTGATCCGCGACTACGAGGACGTGGTCGAGGACCTCCACCTGGTGGTGCGCCACGCGGCCGGGGTGCACCCCGACCTCCCGATCATCCTCATCGGCCACTCGATGGGCGGCCTCATCGCCGCCCGCTACACCCAGCGGCACGCCGACGCGCTCGTCGCGACCGTGCTCTCCGGCCCGGTGATCGGCTCCTGGGCCACGGTGGACGACCTGCTCGCGCTCGAGGAGATCCCCTCCACCCCGATCGACCCGGAGACTCTCTCCCGCGACCCCGCGGTGGGCGAGGCGTACGCCGCGGACCCGCTGGTCTGGCACGGCGACTTCGCGCGGCCGACGCTCGAGGCGATGCAGACCATGATGCGCACCATCACCGCAGGCGGGAGCGTCGGGAACCATCCGATGCTCCACCTGCACGGCGAGGCCGACCAGCTGGTGCCGATGCCCGCGAGCGTCGAGGGCGTGGAGACCCTGCGCGGCCCCGCGACCTCGCGGATCACCTATCCCGGGGCGCGCCACGAGATCTTCAACGAGACGAACCGCGCCGAAGTGCTCGAGGACGTCGTGACCTTCGTGCAGGGCGTGCTCGACCAGCGGCGCTGAGCGCCGCGGCCGGGCCGGAGCTCCGGCTCAGATGAACTCGAGCGGATCGAACTCGTCGATGTCGATGATGCGCACGCGCGGCAGGCGGCTCGTGAACGCGGAGACGTCGTACTCGAGGTCGTGGAACTCGATCCCCGAGATGCTCTGGAGATCCGAGGCCATGAACTCGCGGAAGCCGACGATCGCGGTGCGTCGCTCCGGATCCGCGGCCAGGTCCTCCATCTGCGGGACGAAGTCCCGGTCATGGCTGACCAGCATGACGTCCGCCGGACGATCCAGCAGGGCCGCCGCGGTGCGCTGGATCGCGATGTCCACGATCTTGCCCTCGCCGCGCAGCGGGACCGGCTTGTAGCCCATCGCGATGAGCGCCTGGACGAAGCTCGAGGGCAGGCTGTCGTCGACAGCCAGGAAGAACAGGCCCTTCACGCTCTGATGCCACGACATCTCGGCGTGGTGGAGCAGCTTGTTCCAGCGAGGGCGCTCCTCGGGCTGGGGCCGCCGGCCGAGAACCGAGACGCCGAGCGTGGCGTCGATGTTCTCGCCGTCCACCAGGAGGTA is part of the Brachybacterium ginsengisoli genome and encodes:
- a CDS encoding NYN domain-containing protein — protein: MTERTTYLLVDGENIDATLGVSVLGRRPQPEERPRWNKLLHHAEMSWHQSVKGLFFLAVDDSLPSSFVQALIAMGYKPVPLRGEGKIVDIAIQRTAAALLDRPADVMLVSHDRDFVPQMEDLAADPERRTAIVGFREFMASDLQSISGIEFHDLEYDVSAFTSRLPRVRIIDIDEFDPLEFI
- a CDS encoding alpha/beta hydrolase; the encoded protein is MSDDALSTDFHLPGHGGALVGRAWPHPDPQWVAVIAHGYGEHVGRYGWVAGRLHEAGAAVFAADHVGHGRSDGTRVLIRDYEDVVEDLHLVVRHAAGVHPDLPIILIGHSMGGLIAARYTQRHADALVATVLSGPVIGSWATVDDLLALEEIPSTPIDPETLSRDPAVGEAYAADPLVWHGDFARPTLEAMQTMMRTITAGGSVGNHPMLHLHGEADQLVPMPASVEGVETLRGPATSRITYPGARHEIFNETNRAEVLEDVVTFVQGVLDQRR